The following proteins are encoded in a genomic region of Paenibacillus sp. FSL R7-0273:
- a CDS encoding SAM-dependent methyltransferase: MNDLTQETGEQAAAPEEKSLSRYICTANHGFAPYAQEELRRLFGAVKSTLLLPGEIFLATLEGAPADIAGTLHSNPPVFLRHIQPVQFQDQGDLAALERLAVYLSRRSELEGEKVSLHVRKGTASFWPDSPGELREWLQERLADLEADFTVQEPSWIISVYADGDALYAGVSRPEDNLSSWNGGMIRFRKEDGQISRAKFKLMEAEKEFAIPFSSFRNAVDIGASPGGWTSFLLERGLKVTAIDPALMHESLRNKPNLKILRKNAGEVKFSDNEFDLLVCDMSWSPKLMAKLVTGLLHSLAPGGTAVVTVKLMHKKPMAVIKEIIAMFEGERMQLQRAKQLFHNRDEITLYMIKY, from the coding sequence TTGAACGATTTAACACAAGAAACCGGAGAGCAGGCTGCTGCTCCTGAAGAAAAAAGTCTGTCCCGCTATATTTGCACTGCCAATCACGGCTTTGCGCCCTATGCCCAGGAAGAGCTGCGCCGCCTGTTCGGGGCGGTGAAGAGCACGCTGCTCTTGCCGGGCGAGATTTTCCTCGCAACGCTGGAAGGCGCTCCTGCCGATATAGCAGGAACGCTCCACAGCAATCCGCCCGTCTTCCTGCGGCATATCCAGCCGGTGCAGTTTCAGGACCAGGGTGATCTCGCGGCCCTGGAGCGGCTGGCCGTCTACTTAAGCCGGCGCAGCGAGCTGGAGGGCGAGAAGGTATCCCTGCATGTCCGCAAGGGTACTGCTTCCTTCTGGCCGGACAGCCCGGGCGAGCTTCGCGAATGGCTGCAGGAGCGGCTGGCGGACCTGGAGGCAGACTTTACAGTACAGGAGCCTTCGTGGATCATTTCCGTCTATGCGGACGGGGATGCGCTGTATGCCGGGGTTTCCCGGCCGGAGGATAATCTGTCCAGCTGGAACGGCGGAATGATCCGCTTCCGTAAGGAGGACGGGCAGATTTCACGGGCCAAGTTCAAGCTGATGGAAGCCGAGAAGGAATTCGCAATTCCGTTCTCAAGCTTCCGCAATGCCGTGGATATTGGCGCTTCGCCAGGCGGCTGGACCTCCTTCCTGCTGGAGCGCGGCCTGAAGGTTACGGCTATCGATCCGGCGCTGATGCATGAGTCGCTCCGCAATAAGCCGAACCTGAAGATTCTGCGCAAGAATGCTGGTGAAGTCAAATTCAGCGACAATGAATTTGACCTGCTCGTCTGTGACATGAGCTGGAGCCCCAAGCTGATGGCCAAGCTTGTCACCGGTCTGCTGCACAGTCTGGCTCCGGGCGGCACGGCTGTAGTAACCGTGAAGCTGATGCACAAGAAGCCTATGGCTGTAATCAAGGAGATCATCGCCATGTTTGAAGGGGAAAGGATGCAGCTCCAGCGGGCGAAGCAGCTGTTCCATAACCGGGATGAAATAACGCTTTATATGATTAAATATTAA
- a CDS encoding ABC transporter ATP-binding protein, producing the protein MISLQHLTLRREQSLILDDVSLEMKPGENWVILGRNGSGKTTILEMMTGYLFPSSGSVEVLGYKFGQCDVREVRKEIGYIGPSLMEKLSLSDPVWEVVATGAYAYLRFYQAIPQHVKERAIALLEDMNLGGLAHHPFGTLSQGERKKAMLARCLMAEPKLLIMDEPCAGLDLYEREKMLAEVDKLKQHNVSVVYVTHHVEEIVPLFTHVALIRDGKLAGSGPKEEVLTKEMIMATFDVPVDVEWDSGRPWIKIRPGGN; encoded by the coding sequence ATGATATCATTACAACATCTTACCCTGCGTAGAGAGCAAAGCCTGATACTTGACGATGTATCCCTGGAGATGAAGCCGGGCGAGAACTGGGTCATTCTTGGACGAAACGGCTCAGGCAAAACAACCATTCTTGAGATGATGACCGGATACCTGTTCCCGAGCAGCGGCTCGGTGGAGGTGCTCGGCTACAAATTCGGGCAATGCGATGTGCGTGAGGTGCGCAAGGAGATCGGCTATATCGGACCTTCCCTGATGGAAAAGCTGTCCCTGAGCGATCCTGTATGGGAAGTGGTGGCTACCGGTGCCTATGCTTATCTCCGGTTCTATCAGGCCATTCCGCAGCATGTGAAGGAGCGGGCAATTGCATTGCTCGAAGATATGAACCTGGGCGGACTGGCGCATCATCCGTTCGGAACCCTGTCCCAGGGTGAGCGTAAGAAGGCGATGCTGGCCAGATGCCTGATGGCCGAGCCCAAGCTGCTGATCATGGACGAGCCCTGTGCCGGTCTTGACCTGTATGAGCGCGAAAAAATGCTTGCCGAGGTAGATAAGCTGAAGCAGCACAATGTTTCGGTCGTCTATGTTACCCACCATGTGGAAGAGATCGTACCGCTCTTTACCCATGTGGCGCTGATCCGTGACGGCAAGCTGGCCGGCTCCGGCCCCAAGGAAGAAGTATTGACGAAGGAAATGATCATGGCTACATTTGATGTTCCTGTGGATGTTGAATGGGATAGCGGTCGTCCCTGGATAAAAATCAGACCTGGAGGCAATTGA
- a CDS encoding thioredoxin family protein translates to MTIFKQMNEQELTLALEQPGEPLVVFLHTPLCGTCKAARRMLEVAAHLLPPGLLIAEANVNMLPGIVSRYRISSVPALMVSGAERTGGPDILYSMGSVEQMLDYIRRVTS, encoded by the coding sequence ATGACAATATTTAAGCAGATGAATGAACAGGAGCTGACGTTAGCGCTGGAGCAGCCGGGAGAGCCGCTGGTGGTCTTTCTGCATACGCCGCTGTGCGGCACCTGCAAAGCCGCCCGGCGTATGCTGGAGGTTGCAGCACATCTATTGCCTCCGGGCCTCCTGATTGCTGAAGCCAACGTGAACATGCTGCCCGGCATCGTCAGCCGCTACCGGATATCAAGTGTGCCTGCGCTGATGGTCTCCGGGGCTGAACGGACCGGCGGGCCGGACATTCTATATTCGATGGGCTCTGTTGAGCAGATGCTGGATTACATAAGGAGAGTGACCTCATAA
- a CDS encoding cyclic-phosphate processing receiver domain-containing protein — MNIYMDDYRRRPEGFTLARTTEECLLLLRECEVGILSLDYDMGPGDYSGDEVARRMVLEGLYPREIYLHTSSPEGRRAMYELLYPAVPAGTALHNGPLSLDQLAGIAAGAAGESGQ, encoded by the coding sequence ATTAATATATATATGGACGATTACCGCAGACGCCCGGAAGGCTTCACGCTGGCCAGAACGACAGAGGAATGCCTGCTGCTCCTGCGTGAGTGTGAGGTGGGTATCCTGTCGCTGGATTATGATATGGGACCGGGGGATTACAGCGGGGATGAGGTGGCCAGAAGGATGGTGCTGGAGGGGCTGTATCCGCGCGAAATCTATCTGCATACTTCAAGCCCCGAGGGGCGCCGGGCAATGTATGAACTGCTGTATCCTGCTGTACCCGCAGGAACGGCACTGCATAACGGGCCGCTCAGTCTTGATCAGCTTGCGGGAATAGCAGCCGGAGCTGCAGGAGAATCAGGACAATGA
- a CDS encoding deoxyribonuclease IV, translating into MKDSPKIGAHVSIRGGYGRAARFAWESGAACFQYFPKNPRSLKLKPLDVRDAEDCAAFCRKQQMVSIAHTPYPTNLAAGTAGASSRRIMVESLRNDLEIAEACGSLGIVVHFGTFGALEPLQGYQNIIQCMNETLDSWEGRAKLLIENQAGNHGSEGMTLEELVKVRELSRYPEKIGFCFDTCHAFAAGIWNPEQTAELLGRGTELGYWPHLAAVHLNDSMFPYAQRRDRHAGIGEGYIGEDKLRELLLTAPFRRAAVAMETAKGADGTHRREIAAVRKWYEAEG; encoded by the coding sequence ATGAAGGATAGCCCCAAAATCGGGGCTCATGTCAGCATCCGCGGCGGATACGGCCGTGCGGCCCGGTTCGCCTGGGAGAGCGGTGCGGCATGCTTTCAATATTTTCCGAAAAATCCGCGCAGCCTGAAGCTGAAGCCGCTCGATGTGCGGGATGCTGAGGATTGCGCAGCCTTTTGCCGTAAGCAGCAGATGGTATCGATTGCCCATACCCCGTATCCGACCAATCTGGCGGCCGGGACTGCCGGCGCTTCCTCAAGAAGGATTATGGTGGAGTCACTGCGCAATGATCTGGAAATCGCTGAAGCGTGCGGCTCGCTCGGTATTGTGGTTCATTTCGGGACCTTCGGCGCGCTTGAGCCGTTACAGGGCTATCAAAATATTATACAATGTATGAATGAAACGCTGGATTCCTGGGAAGGCCGGGCCAAGCTTCTGATTGAGAACCAGGCCGGCAATCACGGCAGTGAAGGCATGACGCTGGAAGAACTGGTCAAGGTCCGTGAGCTTAGCCGTTATCCTGAAAAGATCGGCTTTTGCTTCGATACCTGCCACGCCTTTGCCGCCGGGATCTGGAACCCTGAGCAGACAGCTGAGCTGCTGGGGCGGGGAACGGAGCTGGGCTATTGGCCTCACCTTGCCGCAGTGCATCTGAATGATTCCATGTTTCCCTACGCACAGCGCAGGGACAGGCATGCGGGTATCGGAGAGGGATATATCGGTGAAGACAAGCTGCGGGAGCTGCTGCTCACAGCACCGTTCCGCCGGGCTGCAGTTGCCATGGAGACTGCCAAAGGTGCTGACGGTACCCACCGCCGGGAAATCGCAGCTGTACGGAAATGGTATGAAGCGGAGGGGTAG
- a CDS encoding Fpg/Nei family DNA glycosylase codes for MPELPEMENYRRLLSQHLINVPITGVTVNREKTINIEAEAFKNALLGARIVFVERRAKHILFHLHDGRRLLLHLMLGGLLYYGTEAERPDRTTQVELAFGDNILYFMGLRLGYLHLLSVKEGEAAMGKLGPELLDRRMTPERFAALLKGRRGALKSLLVNQQVMAGIGNCYADEIAFEARLLPSALVQNLSPEAVTRLYNSVRKVLTEATDIGGYMEMPFMAGDTVTGSYNDQCKVYDREGEPCLRGGGNIVKIELSGRKVFYCPDCQHEG; via the coding sequence ATGCCGGAATTGCCGGAAATGGAGAACTACAGAAGGCTGCTCAGCCAGCATCTTATAAATGTGCCGATTACGGGAGTGACCGTAAACCGGGAGAAGACGATTAACATAGAGGCCGAGGCCTTCAAAAATGCCCTGCTTGGTGCACGCATTGTATTTGTGGAGCGCCGGGCGAAGCATATTCTGTTCCATCTGCATGACGGGCGCAGGCTGCTGCTGCATCTGATGCTGGGCGGACTGCTGTATTACGGCACTGAGGCGGAGCGTCCGGACCGAACTACCCAGGTAGAGCTGGCTTTTGGTGATAACATCCTGTATTTCATGGGACTGCGGCTGGGCTATCTGCATCTGCTGTCGGTGAAGGAGGGCGAAGCAGCGATGGGCAAGCTGGGACCGGAGCTGCTGGACCGCCGGATGACGCCCGAGCGGTTCGCTGCACTGCTGAAGGGCCGCAGGGGTGCGCTGAAGAGCCTGCTTGTGAACCAGCAGGTAATGGCGGGGATCGGCAACTGCTACGCGGATGAAATTGCTTTTGAAGCCAGGCTGCTGCCGTCAGCCCTGGTGCAGAATCTGTCCCCGGAGGCCGTTACGCGGCTGTATAACAGCGTGCGCAAGGTGCTGACAGAAGCAACGGATATCGGCGGATATATGGAAATGCCGTTTATGGCCGGTGATACGGTGACCGGCTCGTATAATGACCAGTGCAAAGTGTATGACCGTGAAGGCGAACCGTGCCTGCGCGGCGGGGGAAATATCGTCAAAATTGAGCTGTCCGGACGCAAGGTATTCTACTGCCCGGACTGCCAGCATGAAGGATAG
- a CDS encoding HAD-IIA family hydrolase, translating into MNNIGGLLIDLDGTLFHGGRMIPGADKLIEGLRTAGIPFLFVTNNSSRTAAGVAAHLRGMGIEARAEEVCTSSLAAARYIAGELPEARVAILGEEGLIDACAAAGLNIVEENPQYVVQGIYRAFTYDSLARASRWIMGGAKFVLTNPDLMLPSDDGVMPGAGTIGAAIEAASGVAPVVIGKPEAHLITYAASILGIKPEEAVVVGDNMRTDISAGVNAGCRTVLVLTGLTTEENLEHYKTVTGVIPDEICRDLAELMVMLGV; encoded by the coding sequence ATGAACAATATCGGAGGCTTGCTGATAGATCTGGACGGGACACTGTTTCACGGGGGGCGGATGATCCCCGGTGCGGATAAGCTGATCGAGGGGCTGCGGACGGCAGGAATCCCTTTTTTATTCGTAACAAATAACTCGTCACGTACCGCTGCAGGTGTAGCAGCACATTTGCGGGGAATGGGGATTGAAGCCAGGGCAGAGGAGGTATGCACCTCCTCGCTGGCGGCTGCCCGTTATATCGCCGGGGAATTGCCGGAGGCCAGGGTGGCGATACTTGGGGAAGAGGGCCTGATTGATGCCTGTGCGGCGGCTGGCCTGAATATTGTTGAGGAAAATCCGCAATATGTGGTGCAGGGCATCTACAGGGCTTTTACATATGATTCGCTGGCACGGGCTTCCCGCTGGATTATGGGCGGAGCGAAGTTCGTGCTGACCAATCCGGATCTGATGCTGCCGTCCGATGACGGGGTTATGCCCGGGGCGGGAACGATCGGTGCAGCGATTGAGGCGGCAAGCGGTGTTGCACCGGTGGTGATCGGCAAGCCGGAAGCGCACCTGATTACTTATGCTGCGTCTATCCTTGGCATCAAGCCGGAAGAAGCGGTCGTTGTCGGAGATAATATGCGGACAGATATTTCTGCGGGTGTAAACGCCGGCTGCAGGACGGTGCTTGTGCTGACAGGCCTGACTACAGAGGAGAATCTGGAGCATTATAAAACGGTCACAGGTGTGATCCCTGATGAAATTTGCCGTGATTTAGCTGAACTTATGGTGATGCTCGGTGTATAA